Genomic segment of Myxococcus stipitatus:
AGGGGCGCAGGTAGCCGAGGAGCCGGCGATAGACGTGTGCGGAGGGACGAGGACGAGGAGCCACTGTGTGGCGGCGGACTCTGTCACCGAGTCGCCGGCACGTCCAAGTCCAGAGGTACGGGACCCGCCGAGCCTTGCCGCCTGCCCTGCCACCGGCCGTGCGCGGCAAGCAGGCCCGTTCCGTTGCCCCCCTCCGTCGCTGCGGACAGGTTCAGGGGAGCCATGGACACCAATAACGAAAAAGAGGTCCTTTTCAATCCGGGCTGTGAGCCGGTCGTTGAAGACGAGGAGCGCCGTCGGCTCCTGTGGCTCATGGCCGAGTACTTCCGCACCATCGGGTACACGGACATCAAGGCGCGACTGCCGGGCTTCATGCCGCCCCCCATCCTGTCGGGCACCATCGAGGACCATCGGCCCGACTTCACCTGCCGCCAGTCGGACTCGGCGCGCACGCCCATCATCCTCGAGATTGTCACCCCAGGCATGGTGGAGGAGCCCACCGCGGAGAACCGCTGGAGCCTGCTGGCCAGCGCCGCCAAGCTCTACAACGCGGAGCTTCACTTCGTGGTGCCCAAGTGGGCCACCAATGGTCCGGTGGACCCCTCGCTCAAACGCCGGTTGGCCCGCATGGAGCTGACCGCCAACCGCGTGTGGACTGTCTAGGCCCCAGGGCCTTCCTCACGCTCGCTTCATCAAGCCCTCGCGCCGCCCGGTGGCCTCCCAGGTCCCCGGGCGGCCTTCGTTCTTCCCCCGCGGATTGCTGGCGCGTTCCGCTGCGTTATAGTGACTCAGAGTTTTTGTCTGCGTCAAAAAGTCCAGCAATTTCCAGGGGTTGAAGCGAATGCCAGCGGCGGCGGGTCAGAAGCGCGACTACTACGAGATTTTGGGGGTCACCAAGACCGTCTCCGCGCAGGAGCTCAAGAGCGCGTTTCGCAAGGTGGCGCTGCAGTACCACCCGGACCGGAACCCGGGGAACAACGAGGCCGAGGAGAAGTTCAAGGAAGCCTCGGAAGCCTACGAAGTGTTGAGCGACCCTGACCGGCGGGCGAAGTACGACCGCTTCGGGCACGCGGGCAATCCGTTCGATGGGTTTGGCGGCGCCGGGGGCGGGTTCCAGGGCGTCAACATCAACGACATCTTCGGCGAGATTTTCGGCGACATCTTCGGCGGTGGCCGGGGTGGGCGCCGCACCAGCTCGCGCGGCGCGGACCTGCGCTACAACCTGGAGATCACCTTCGAGGAAGCCGCCTTCGGCAGCCGTCCCAAGGTGACGATTCCCCGCCCCAAGAAGTGCGAGACGTGCAGCGGCTCCGGCAGCAAGAGCGGCGCGGGCCCTCGGGCGTGTGGCACGTGCGGCGGCAGCGGTGAGCTGCGCTACACGCAGGGCTTCTTCGCGGTGTCCCGGCCCTGTGGCGATTGCAGTGGCTCGGGCTCGGTGGTGCCGGACCCGTGCACCCGCTGCAAGGGCTCTGGCAAGACGCCGTCGGAGGAGGTCATCGAGGTGGCCATCCCCGGAGGCGTGGACAACGGCACGCGCGTGCGGCTGTCCGGCATGGGCGAGCCCGGAGACCGGGGCGGTCCTCCCGGAGACCTGTACGTCACCGTCATCGTCAAGGAGCACCCGCTCTTCCAGCGCGAGGAGTACGAGGTCTTCTGCGAGGTGCCCATCTCCTTCACGCACGCGGCGCTGGGCGCGAAGATCGACGTCCCCACGCTCGACGGGAAGGTGAAGATGACCATCCCCGCGGGCACGCAGTCCGGCAAGGTGTTCCGGCTGAAGGGCAAGGGCATCCCCCACCTGCACAGCCAGCAGCGCGGCGACCAGCACGTGCGCGTGGTGGTGGAGACGCCCACGGAGCTGTCCTCCAAGCAGCGCGAGCTCCTGGAGAAGCTCGCGGAGCTGTCCGGCGAGGAGTCCCACCCTCAGTCGAAGAGCTTCTTCGCGAAGGTGAAGGAACTGTTCGGCTGAAGCTGGACTGGATTCTGGCCGCCCGCCTGCTCCCTCGCGGGGAGCGGGCACGGGGTGGCGAGGCCGGGGTCGCGGCCTGGAGGCCACACGCGCGTGGTCCGGGCGCCACGGTGACGTGAGGAAGTGGACGTCTCTTCCGGTGGTGAGGGGGCGGGCACGCGAGGTGCACCAGGGGTGGGGTTCCTCTCGGAATCTTCCCCTGCTCCGTTGTCGACGGAGGCGCGTCGCCGCTGCTATGCACCCCACTGCCATGGAAGTCCTGCCCACCTTGCGCCGCTCGCTCCTCGTCGCGCTGGCCCTGCTGCTGACCGCCTGTCCCCGTCCCTCGCGCATCCCCGCTGGAGGGACGACGGGGGAGGACGTCCCCACGGGTGACCCCTTCCCCAAGCGGCCCGCCGTGGAGGCCAGGAAGGACGCCTCCGCGGACGCGGCGCTCGCCGAGGCCCGGCGCACAGCCCAGTCCTCGCCCGACAAGAAGAAGGCCGCGGAGGCCTACCTGTCGGTGCGCAAGGCGTACCCCGCCACGACGGCGGGCCAGGACGCGCTGTACCAGGCCGGCGTCCTCTTCTTCGAGTCGAGGGACTACGCCAACGCGCGCAAGTCCTTCAACGAGCTGCTCTTCGAGAACCCCCTGTACGGCAAGGCCGACGACGCCAAGCGCAAGCTGGCGCTGTCCGCCATGGAAGTGGGGGCGTACCGCGACGCGTACCAGACGCTG
This window contains:
- the dnaJ gene encoding molecular chaperone DnaJ; the protein is MPAAAGQKRDYYEILGVTKTVSAQELKSAFRKVALQYHPDRNPGNNEAEEKFKEASEAYEVLSDPDRRAKYDRFGHAGNPFDGFGGAGGGFQGVNINDIFGEIFGDIFGGGRGGRRTSSRGADLRYNLEITFEEAAFGSRPKVTIPRPKKCETCSGSGSKSGAGPRACGTCGGSGELRYTQGFFAVSRPCGDCSGSGSVVPDPCTRCKGSGKTPSEEVIEVAIPGGVDNGTRVRLSGMGEPGDRGGPPGDLYVTVIVKEHPLFQREEYEVFCEVPISFTHAALGAKIDVPTLDGKVKMTIPAGTQSGKVFRLKGKGIPHLHSQQRGDQHVRVVVETPTELSSKQRELLEKLAELSGEESHPQSKSFFAKVKELFG